The Leifsonia xyli genomic sequence GTAGTCGGCGTCGAGGAATTCGGCGAGGCTCTTGCGGGCGTAGACGCCGAGCGGGATGGTGCGGCCGTCGCGGCTGGTCAGCTCGCTGTGCACCGACTCATACGGGCCGGCGATGAGGGCCGTGATGTAGGAGGAGATGACCGGGGTCGGCGCGAACGACCAGGTCTTCTTTCCCTCGCCCGCGTCCGTCGGCTCGGGGTGGGGGAGTTGCTGACGACCGCCCAGTGCTCCGGAGCGGTGATCGTGAAGGTGAACTGCGCCTTGAGGTCGGGCTGCTCGAACACCGCGAACATGCGCCGTGAGTCCGGCACCTCGAACTGGCTGTAGAGGTACACCTCGCCGTCGACCGGGTCGACGAAGCGGTGGAGGCCCTCACCGGTGTTGGTGTAGATCGCGTCGGCGTCGACGGTCAGCTCGTTCTCGTCCTTCAGCCCGTCGAGCTGGATGCGGACGCCGTCGCTCACCTGTGCCGGGTCGAGCTCGACGCCGTTGAGCACGACGGAGTGCACCGTGCGCGTGATCGCGTCGATGAACGTCGAGGCGCCCTCCTTCGCCGAGAACCGCACGGTCGTGGTGCTCCGGAAGGTCTGCGGTCCGGTCGTGAGGTCGAGCGTGACGTCGTACGAGTGGGTGCGGACGAGGGACGCGCGCTCCTGCGCTTCGATGCGGGTGAGGTTCTCTCCGGGCAACGCTTGCTCCTTCAGCGGTGAGGGCTTCTGTGACGGCGTGGATCGTGTCCACCCGCTCCACCTTAGCCACCGGGACCGGCGGCGTCGGCGGTCGTCTCTAAACTGTGGATATGCGCATCCACATCGCCACCGACCACGCCGGGCTCGAGTTCAGTGAAGACCTGCAGGAGCACCTGCGCGCGGCCGGCCACGAGGTGATCGACCACGGGCCGAAGGACTACGACCCGATCGACGACTACCCGGCGTTCTGCATCAACGCGGCGGCCGCGGTCGTGCGCGACCAGCAGGCCGGCGTCGAGGCGCTCGGGATCGTCTTCGGCGGCTCCGGCAACGGCGAGCAGATCGCGGCCAACAAGGTGAAGGGCGTGCGCGCGGCGCTCGTCTGGAACGAGTCCACCGCGCAGCTCGCCCGGCAGCACAACGACGCCAACGTCATCGCCATCGGCGCGCGCCAGCACACCGTCGACGAGGCCAAGAGCTTCATCGACACCTTCATCGCCGAGCCGTTCTCGTTCGAGGAGCGCCATGTGCGGCGCATCGTCCAGCTCGCGGAGTACGAGGCCACCGGCGACATCGCGGGCAAGAACGTGGACCACTGATGCCAGAGGGTCACTCCGTCCACCGCATCGCCCGCCAGTTCGCCGTCAACTTCGTCGGCCACCGCGTCGCCGTGTCGTCGCCGCAGGGCCGTTTCGCCGCGGATGCGACCCGCATCGACGGGCACGTGATGACCGACGCCAAGGCGGTCGGCAAGCAGATGTTCCTGGAGTTCGACAACGAGCTGTGGCTGCGCGTCCACCTCGGCCTCTACGGCGCCTGGGACTTCGCGGGCGACATCAGCATCGACCCGACCATCGCCAGCGCGAACGGCCGCATGGGGCAGACCAACCAGCGCGGCACCGACCTCGACCCGATCCTCGACTCTGCCGGCGAGAACTCCCTCCACTCGATCGGTGCGCCGCGGCGGACCCGGCTGCGCATGGCCGAGTCCGAGAAGGTCGAGGCCGAGATCACGTCGTTCCCGCCCGAGCCGATCGGGCAGGTGCGTGTGCGGCTGCTGACGGACACCGCGGTCGCCGACCTGCGCGGGCCCACGGCGTGCGAGGTGCTCGACCCGGCGCAGGTGGATGCGGTGATCGCGAAGCTGGGTCCCGATCCCCAGGTCGACGACGGGCCGGAGGCCGAGGAGCGCTTCGTCTCGATCGTGAAGCGCAAGCCGACCTCGATCGCCCTGCTGCTCATGGACCAGAGCGTCGTCAGCGGCGTCGGCAACGTGTATCGCGCCGAGCTGTTGTTCCGCGCCCGGCAGAATCCGCACACCCCCGGCAAGAAGGTGCCGGAGGACACGGTTCGCGCGCTCTGGCGCGACTGGGTGCACCTGCTCCGCATCGGCGTCGAGACCGGCCAGATGATGACGATGGACGACCTCGACGGAGACTCGTACCGCAAGGCGATGGCGAACCGCGACGACCGCCACTGGGTCTACAAGCGCGAGGGGCTGCCGTGCCGGGTCTGCGGCACCAACATCGTGATGGAGGAACTGGGCGGCCGCAAGCTGTACTGGTGCCCGGTGGACCAGGCCTAGGAGGCATCGTGCGGCAGAATCCGAGCTTCACGCTCACCGACCCGGCCGAGCTCAAGCGGCTCGTACGCGAGAACCCGTGGGCGACGTTCGTGAGCGCCACCTCGAACGGGCTGGTCGCCTCCCACTATCCGGTGATCCTCGACGAGACCCGCGACGAGCTGACGCTGCTGAGCCACGTCGGCCGCCCGGACGAGCAGTTGCACGAGCTCGGGCAGCACGAGCTCCTCGTCATCGTGCAAGGTCCGCACGGCTACATCTCGTCCGGCTGGTACGACGAGAAGCCCGCCGTGCCGACCTGGAACTTCATCGCTGCCCACTTCTCCGGGGTACCCGAGCTGCTGAGCGACGAGGAGAACCTCGACGTGCTCGCCCGACTGGTCGACCACTTCGAGGACGAGCTGCCGTCGCCCCGTCGGATGCGCGGGACGCTCGACGACGCCGCGTACGCCGAGCGGATCGTGTCCGGCACGGTCGGACTGCGCCTGACGCCGACGCGCGTCGTCGCCAAGCAGAAGATGAGCCAGAACCGGCCCGACCACATCGTCGACGCGATCATGACCGAGCTCGACGGCGACGGCCCCTACGCCAGCGCCGGTCTGCTGCGCGAGATGCGGCTCGTGCACGACCGCCGCCGCGCCGCGCGATGACGCTGGTCCTGGCCGGCGCGCGGCTGCCGGGGCGCGACGGGCTGGTGGATGTGGTGCTCGACGGGACGCGGATCGCTGCCCTCGAGCCTGCCGGAACCGCGCAGGGCGACCGCATCCCGCTCGACGGCCGGTGGGTCGTACCCGGATTGTGGGATCAGCACGTGCATTTCACGCAGTGGGCGCAGACCGCCCGTCGCCTCGACGTGTCCCAGGCCGCGTCGGCAGCCGAAGCCGCCGCGCTCGTGCGCGAGCGGGCGTCCGCCGACCCGGGCGACGACGTCCTCGTCGGCTTCGGCTTCCACGACGCGCTGTGGTCGGACCTCCCGACCCGCGAACTGCTGGATGCGGCCGCGGGCGACCGCCCGGTCGTCCTCATCGCGGGCGACCTCCACTGCTCCTGGCTGAACGCGGCCGCCGCTCGCCGTTTCGCGCCGGAGTCGACGGATGCGGTGCTGCGGGAGGACGCCAGCTTCGCGGTCACCAGCTTGCTCACCACGGCCGACGATGCGACGCTCGACCGCTGGGCCGCGGATGCCGCGCGGGCCGCCGCGACGCGCGGCGTGGTCGGCATCGTCGACCTCGAGTACGGCTGGAATCTCGACGTGTGGTCGCGCCGCATGTCCGCAGGCGCGCGAGACCTGAGGGTCGACTTCGGCATCTACCGTGATGACCTCGAGCGCGCTATCGGGCTCGGGCTCACCTCCGGCGCGGTGGTCGAGGGCACCTCCGAGCTGCTCCGGGTGGGCCCGTTGAAGGTGATCTCCGACGGGTCGCTCAACACGCGCACCGCTCTGTGCTCGCACGCGTACCCGGGCGGCGGTCACGGCGTCGCCAATCTGACCGAGCGGGAGCTGCTGGATACGCTGCACCTCGCCCACGCCAACGGCCTGACCGCCGCGGTGCACGCCATCGGCGACGAGGCGAACCGCCGGGCGCTCGACGCCTTCGAGGCCGTCGGCGCGGTTGGGCGCATCGAGCACGCCCAGCTGATCGACGCGTCCGACATCCCGCGCTTCGCCCGTCTCGGCGTGACCGCGAGCGTGCAGCCGGAGCACGCGATGGACGACCGGGATGTGGCCGAGAGCCTGTGGTCGGGGCGTACCGACCGCGCGTTCCCGCTCGCCGAGCTGCACGCCGCGGGCGCGCGGCTCGCCTTCGGCTCGGACGCTCCCGTCGCCCCGCTCGACCCGTGGGCGGCGATCGCGTCGGCCGTCGGCCGCACCCGCGACGGGCGCGAGCCGTGGCATCCAGAGCAGGCGGTGTCCGCGGAGATCGCGCTGGGCGCATCCACCCGCTCCACCGTCGCGCCCGGGCAGCCGGCCGACCTCGCCGTGCTCGACCGCGACCCCCTCGCCGCGTCGCCCGACGACCTCCGCACCATGCCCGTCGCCGCGACCCTGCTCGCGGGCCGCTTCACGTACGACACCCTGCGCTGACCCTCGGCGACCCGCCCGGCGCCGCCGCCTCCTCCTCGGGCGATTCGTGCCGAATCGTCGCCATTCGTCACGAATAGCGCTCATTCGTGATGAATCACGGCCAGCTGCACCGCGCGCGATACGCCGCGACGATCACCGCCCGCGCTGCAGCATCCGGTCGACGCCGGGGGTGGTCGCGATCGCGGTGTTCCGCAGCGACTCGGTGTACGCGTCTAGGTAGCCGTAGCGTGTCAGGTGCTCCGCGTACTTCTCCTCGAACACCGCCGCGCTGGTGATGTGCGACCAGGCGCTGGAGTACGGGTCGTCGTTCCACGGCGAGTGCAGCACCGGCGCGTGGCCGGTCACCGGCAGCAGGTCGGCCGTGGTGTCCCCGTCCACGCTGATCACCGTCGCCCCGAAACCCGGTGACCGCGGGTCACGCCGCGTGATGCGCCCGAACCGCGCCTCCCCGTCCGCCTCCGCCTCGCCCGCGTACGTGTGCTGCACGCCGAGCGCCCCGGCGTTCGGGATGCGGTCCTCGATCCCCGCCGACCCCAGCATCACGAACGCGTAGACGCCGAGGTCGCGCGCGTCGGCGAGGGCGTCGGCGCTGGTGGTCGTCCCGTACGAGTGGGCCACCACGTTGAGCGCGCGCGGCGGGTCCTCGTGCCGCACCGCGTTGACGCCCCGGAGGTCGGCCGTCAGCAGTGGCGCGCCGCGCGACGCGTAGTCGCCGAGTGCCGCATCCACTCCGGGCGGGGGAGTGACGTACCCGATCCACGACACCACCGCCCGCCGGGTCGGCGCGCCGACCGTGCCCTGTTCGTCGTAGAGGTTCTGCGCGGACTGCGTCCACAGCTGCATGTCGTCCGTGTACGTCCCCATGCCCGGCACGGCGAACGTGATGTCGGACGCCGTGTCCAGGTCCCCGAGCGCGACCGCGGCGAGCGGCGGCCGGTCGAGGCTCAGCGCGATGAGGTGCCGCGCCGGCGTGCGCTTGCCGCCGACGGTCTTCTGGATGGCCGTGAGCGACCCGAGCACCCTCGTCGCCGTGGCGTCGTCCGGGTGCCGTTCGAGGTCCCGCTTCTCGGACGCGATCGCCTGCTTCAGCGCGCGCCGGTTCGCCTTCTCCCGGTCCCTGTAGTCGACGCCGTCGAGGTTGCCGACCACCTCGGGCAGCGTCTCGATCGCGTCGGCGCGGGTGTCCGCATCCAGGTCGTCCCACTCGGCGTGCACGGCGTCGGGGTCGGTGTTGGCCAGCTGGACGACCAGCTCGGGATGGTCGGCGAGGTACGCCTCCTGCTGCTCGTCGTTCATCGCCTTGAGCACGTCGAAGGTCGTGATCGGCGCAGCCCCGGCGGCGGGCGCGACCAGCAGCCCGACCACCGCGACGGCGCCGAGCGCGACCGCGACGATCACCCGGCGGCGCATGGCCGGAGCCTAACGCCGCGGCCGAGACGCTGTCCACGGGACACCGCCCGCCCGGGTGCGTCGGCTGCGGATGACACACGACGAAGGGCCGCCCGCACTGCGGACGGCCCTCCCGACGAACGGCGTTACTCGCTGATGTGCGCGAACAGGAACCAGCGGTCCTTGTCGAGCCCGCGGGCGATCTCGATCGCGACGTCCTGGCTGGTCGCGTCGAGCTCGGCGAGCTCGCGCACGGCGGTGTTCACAGCGGCGAGCGCGGCGTCGAGCTGGGCGATGACCTCGGCGATCGTCTCGTTCGAGGGGCGGAAGCCGGCGGTCAGCTCGCCCGTAGTGGTCTTCGCGGCGACCGTGCCGAGCCGCGCATCCACCGGGAGGCCGAGGGCGACGATGCGCTCGGCGGCCAGGTCGGCCCACTCCTGCGCGTGGTCGACGATGGTGTCGAGGAGCTCGTGCACGCCGATGAAGTTGGCGCCCCGCACGTGCCAGTGCGCTTGCTTGCCGTTCACGACGATGGCCGTGAGGTCGACCACGACCGGGCTGAGGAACTGCGCGACCCCGGCCGCGACGTCCGGGTTGGAGACACTGGGGATTGCGGCGATGTCGGTCATGAGTGCGTCCTTTCTTCCACCTGCCCCAACGCTAGCGACGGCCCCGCATTCCGACAACGAAGCGAAGGCTCCGCTAAGTAGGGTCGGGTTAACCCCCGGACCGATCGGGAGGGTCCCGGGATGGGGTGAGCAGCACCCATCCGGCCAGGCTGAGGTCATGTCCACCGAACCCGTCGCCACTTCTGCCACGCTGGATGCCGTGACCGCATCCGGCCCCGCTCCCGCCCCCGCGTCGGCGCGCCCATCGGCGCCCGCCCGCTACGGCTCGCTCTGGCGGGGCGTGCCGCGTGAGCTCGGCTTCCTGCTGCTCACCATGCCGATCGCCGTCATCGGGCTGACCGTGCTGCTCACCCTGTTCTGGACGGGCGTCGGCACCATCGTCATCTACGTCGGCTTCTTCATCGTGGTCGCCGCGTTCTACACTGCCCGCGGCTTCGGCGTCGTGGAGCTGACGCGCCTGGACTGGGCGGGCCGGCCCTCCATCCCGCGGCCGGTGTGGGAGAAGCCCGGGACGCCGCGGACCTTCTGGCGCGCCATCTTCGGCCCCTTCGCCAACGGCCACTATTGGCTCTACCTGCTGCACGGAGTGATCATCAACCCGGTGGTCAGCATCGTGTCGTGGTCGCTCACGATCACGTGGGCGTCGATCGCTCTGGGCGGTCTGACGGGGTGGATCTGGCTGCCGTTCATCCCGCAGGGGAATCGCGACTTCTACCTGTCGCGGACCATCGTGGATGCGGTCTTCGGCACGCATTCGACCTTCGACCCGAACACGGGCGACCGGATCCTGTATGTGATCGCGGGCGTGCTCTTCGCCGTGACGCTCCCGTTCGTCACGCGGGGGCTGACCCTGGCGCACCACGGGATCGCGCGCGGCCTGCTCGGGCGGTGGCCGTCGGAGGCGCTGCAGGCCGAGGTCGCCGACCTCTCCGCCTCGCGCGGCGCGGCCGTCGCCGCCGAGGACCAGGCGCTGCGCCGCCTGGAGCGCGACCTGCACGACGGTCCGCAGCAGCGGCTGATCCGCCTGCAGATGGACATCGCCGCCGCCGAGCGCAAGCTCGCGGACGACCCGGACGCCGCCGCAACACTGCTCGCCGAGGCCCGGCAGCAGGCCGGCGACACTTTGGAGGAGCTGCGGGCCCTGTCGCGCGGCTTCGCCCCGCCCATCCTCCAGGACCGCGGGTTGGTCGCCGCCGCCGAGTCGCTCGCCGCGCGCAGCCCCATCCCGATCACCGTGGAGTCGACGCTGGAGCCCGGCGAGCGGTTCAGCCCGGAGCTGGAGCGCAACGCCTACTACGTGCTAGCCGAGTTGGCGGCCAACCTCGCGAAGCACTCGGAGGCGTCGGCCGCGCGGATGTTCATCGACAAGACGACGGACACATCGGGCGCGGCCTGGCTGAACGTCTGGCTGACCGACAACGGCCGCGGGGGAGCGTCGCTCGTGACCAGCCACGGCCTGAGCGGTCTGCAGGAGCGCGTGCGCGGCCTCCGCGGCGAGCTCATCCTCGAGAGCCCCGCCGGTGGCCCCACCCGCATCGGCGCGCGCATCCCGCTGGCCTGAGCCGCCTCTGGTTGACGCAACACGCCGTCCGGCCGCCCGCCGCGACGGCGTGTTGCGTCACCTCCATGCCCTCTAGGCTGGGAGCGTGCCGAGTGAAGACCGACCGCTGCGCGTCGTCGTGGCGGATGACTCCGTCCTGTTGCGCGAGGGGCTCATCCGGCTGTTCGACGAGGCCGGGTTCGACACGGTAGGCGCGTTCGGGGATGCGGACACGCTGCTCGAGGCGCTGCCCGACCTGATGCCCGACGTCGTCGTGCTCGACGTGCGGATGCCGCCCACCTTCCGCGACGAGGGCGTGCGGGCCGCGCTGCGCATCCGGCGCGAGCATCCCGACATCGCCGTGCTGCTGCTCTCGCAGTACGTCGAGGGCACCTACGCCCAGGAGCTGCTGGCCGGCGGCGACGGCGGCACCGGATACCTGCTGAAGGACCGCATCGCCTCCCTCGACGAGCTTCAGGATGCGGTCACCCGCGTCGCCGCCGGCGGGACCGTGCTCGACCCGCAGGTCGTCCGCGAGCTGCTGACCCGCCGCACCGACCCGCTCGCCACGCTGACGCCGCGCGAGCGGGAGGTGCTGGAGCTGATGGCCGAGGGCCGCACCAACGCCGCCATCGCCGCCCGCATGGTCGTCGGCGTCGGCGCGGTCGAGAAGAACGTCACCTCCATCTTCCAGAAGCTCGGCCTGGAGGACTCCGGCGACGACCACCGCCGAGTGCTTGCCGTGCTCGCCTTCCTGCAGCGCTGAGTGTTGGATGGCTGCATGGCTGGTTTCGACGACATCACCAAGAAGGCGCAGGAATTCCTGAATGATCCGAAGGTCAAGGACGCCCTGAGCTCCGAGCAGGCCGAGGACATCAGCGACAAGCTGCTGGACGGCGTGGCGGGGGCTGCGAAGAAGGTCACCGGCGGCAAGTACGACGACAAGATCGAGGGCGCCCGCGACCAGGCCGACAAGCACGTCGGCAACGAGTAGCGACTATCGGCTGGGGTTGACGGGCCGAAGCGACGCGATGGCCCGCCGGTAGATCGAGTACCCCCACAGCATCGCCAGCACCACCGCGACGACGGCGATGACGACGCCGACGATGATGGCGATGGCGGGCGCAGCGCCGAGCGCCGCCGTCGCGCTGCCCACCAGCAGCCCGATCACGATCGACTCCACGACCGCGATCAGCATCATCGAACTCCCGAGAACCGGTGTCGCGCCCCGCGCGCCGAAGAAGTGGTACGTCATCCGAATGCCCTCTTCGTCGTCGTTCGCCGACGCGTACAGGTAACGGCCGAGCCCCGGATCCAGGTCCAGATACGCCGCCCGCAGCCGGTTCATCGCGACGACGTACATCATGTCCTCGTCGGACGTGTTGAACACCCGCACCATCGTGATCAGCCCCAGCAGCG encodes the following:
- a CDS encoding ribose-5-phosphate isomerase (catalyzes the interconversion of ribose 5-phosphate to ribulose 5-phosphate; enzyme from E. coli shows allose 6-phosphate isomerase activity); this encodes MRIHIATDHAGLEFSEDLQEHLRAAGHEVIDHGPKDYDPIDDYPAFCINAAAAVVRDQQAGVEALGIVFGGSGNGEQIAANKVKGVRAALVWNESTAQLARQHNDANVIAIGARQHTVDEAKSFIDTFIAEPFSFEERHVRRIVQLAEYEATGDIAGKNVDH
- a CDS encoding DNA glycosylase, encoding MPEGHSVHRIARQFAVNFVGHRVAVSSPQGRFAADATRIDGHVMTDAKAVGKQMFLEFDNELWLRVHLGLYGAWDFAGDISIDPTIASANGRMGQTNQRGTDLDPILDSAGENSLHSIGAPRRTRLRMAESEKVEAEITSFPPEPIGQVRVRLLTDTAVADLRGPTACEVLDPAQVDAVIAKLGPDPQVDDGPEAEERFVSIVKRKPTSIALLLMDQSVVSGVGNVYRAELLFRARQNPHTPGKKVPEDTVRALWRDWVHLLRIGVETGQMMTMDDLDGDSYRKAMANRDDRHWVYKREGLPCRVCGTNIVMEELGGRKLYWCPVDQA
- a CDS encoding transcriptional regulator translates to MRQNPSFTLTDPAELKRLVRENPWATFVSATSNGLVASHYPVILDETRDELTLLSHVGRPDEQLHELGQHELLVIVQGPHGYISSGWYDEKPAVPTWNFIAAHFSGVPELLSDEENLDVLARLVDHFEDELPSPRRMRGTLDDAAYAERIVSGTVGLRLTPTRVVAKQKMSQNRPDHIVDAIMTELDGDGPYASAGLLREMRLVHDRRRAAR
- a CDS encoding amidohydrolase, whose protein sequence is MTLVLAGARLPGRDGLVDVVLDGTRIAALEPAGTAQGDRIPLDGRWVVPGLWDQHVHFTQWAQTARRLDVSQAASAAEAAALVRERASADPGDDVLVGFGFHDALWSDLPTRELLDAAAGDRPVVLIAGDLHCSWLNAAAARRFAPESTDAVLREDASFAVTSLLTTADDATLDRWAADAARAAATRGVVGIVDLEYGWNLDVWSRRMSAGARDLRVDFGIYRDDLERAIGLGLTSGAVVEGTSELLRVGPLKVISDGSLNTRTALCSHAYPGGGHGVANLTERELLDTLHLAHANGLTAAVHAIGDEANRRALDAFEAVGAVGRIEHAQLIDASDIPRFARLGVTASVQPEHAMDDRDVAESLWSGRTDRAFPLAELHAAGARLAFGSDAPVAPLDPWAAIASAVGRTRDGREPWHPEQAVSAEIALGASTRSTVAPGQPADLAVLDRDPLAASPDDLRTMPVAATLLAGRFTYDTLR
- a CDS encoding DNA starvation/stationary phase protection protein; protein product: MTDIAAIPSVSNPDVAAGVAQFLSPVVVDLTAIVVNGKQAHWHVRGANFIGVHELLDTIVDHAQEWADLAAERIVALGLPVDARLGTVAAKTTTGELTAGFRPSNETIAEVIAQLDAALAAVNTAVRELAELDATSQDVAIEIARGLDKDRWFLFAHISE
- a CDS encoding DNA-binding response regulator — translated: MPSEDRPLRVVVADDSVLLREGLIRLFDEAGFDTVGAFGDADTLLEALPDLMPDVVVLDVRMPPTFRDEGVRAALRIRREHPDIAVLLLSQYVEGTYAQELLAGGDGGTGYLLKDRIASLDELQDAVTRVAAGGTVLDPQVVRELLTRRTDPLATLTPREREVLELMAEGRTNAAIAARMVVGVGAVEKNVTSIFQKLGLEDSGDDHRRVLAVLAFLQR
- a CDS encoding antitoxin protein, with the protein product MAGFDDITKKAQEFLNDPKVKDALSSEQAEDISDKLLDGVAGAAKKVTGGKYDDKIEGARDQADKHVGNE